The following are encoded in a window of Mycobacterium vicinigordonae genomic DNA:
- a CDS encoding acyl-CoA dehydrogenase family protein, which translates to MDVRLTAEQQQLRDAAAKLADDLGPAAVGDLADQGRIARLDKQIELTGWRSLRSDEASGVEAAIVAEEFGRRLLDAPFLGPVLADDLTRHLETRVERATVAVEDRGVDTRGYQRAVQLSGTTVLKVHLGDRVDGADLTRSCVRITGSPAPLGEVSAEAADRWRALALVITAADLVGAARGAHALACDYAKLREQYGKPIGSYQAVAHLLAESLALIEGSVSVLRHAAWAVDELEPAEAIQSARVAKIYCARAAVTVCETAIQVHGGIGNTWECLVHVYLRRALTSTELWPVTLKEVGRGLS; encoded by the coding sequence ATGGATGTACGGCTGACGGCTGAACAGCAGCAATTGCGCGACGCCGCCGCAAAGCTGGCCGACGACCTCGGCCCGGCCGCCGTAGGCGACTTGGCCGACCAGGGTCGAATTGCCCGGCTGGACAAGCAGATCGAGTTGACCGGGTGGCGATCGCTGCGCTCGGATGAGGCCTCGGGTGTCGAGGCGGCGATCGTCGCAGAGGAATTCGGACGGCGACTCCTCGATGCTCCGTTTCTGGGCCCGGTGCTGGCCGACGATCTGACCCGGCACCTGGAGACGAGAGTCGAGCGGGCTACCGTCGCGGTCGAGGATCGTGGGGTCGACACCCGCGGTTATCAACGGGCCGTTCAACTTTCGGGCACCACGGTCCTTAAGGTACACCTCGGCGACCGCGTTGACGGTGCCGACCTGACCCGGTCCTGTGTTCGGATCACAGGTTCGCCGGCGCCGCTGGGAGAGGTGTCCGCGGAAGCCGCCGACCGATGGCGGGCGTTGGCGCTGGTCATCACCGCGGCCGACCTGGTCGGTGCCGCGCGCGGGGCACACGCCCTGGCCTGCGACTACGCGAAGCTCCGGGAGCAGTACGGCAAACCGATCGGGTCGTATCAGGCCGTCGCCCATCTGCTCGCCGAAAGTCTGGCGCTCATCGAAGGTTCGGTGAGCGTGCTGCGGCATGCCGCATGGGCTGTCGACGAACTGGAACCTGCCGAAGCCATCCAGTCGGCCCGGGTGGCCAAGATCTACTGCGCCCGTGCCGCCGTAACCGTATGTGAGACCGCCATACAAGTGCACGGCGGAATAGGCAACACGTGGGAATGCCTGGTGCACGTCTACCTGCGCCGGGCCCTGACATCGACCGAGCTGTGGCCGGTCACCCTGAAGGAGGTCGGCCGTGGACTTTCGTGA
- a CDS encoding class I adenylate-forming enzyme family protein, translated as MTEPAALVFEEQRFSLPELDGLTGALAATLRQRGVRPGQRIAVMSSNRPEFVAAVLAIWRLGGVAVLLSPAWKRDEVDHALALTDPTDAVGDHPVLAGLMPTLHLDEPLAPREAIGALSPNGDAALVFSSGTTGLPKAVRHTHASLDAAVRDWRDALQLTTRDRIQVATPPSHILGLLNILTALRTGIWIRLHRRFEIDRILRHIEIDRITVEMAVAPIALAIASHPQLESYDLSSLRYFMWGATPVTATVAEMVTRRTGVGWVPAYGTTELPVIACNPIQGPRLDSVGRAVPGVQLRVVSLQTGEPVDPGETGEIQARADSLMAGYLPAEATSDVLRDGWYRTGDVGHLDCDGWLSITDRLKEMVKVRGFQVAPAEIETVLHGHPAVRDCAVFGVADGANGEAVVAAVATHPTFDNTELAAELTARVEAKLASYKRLSRVVFVPEIPRLPSGKVLRRVLKESYGCTADG; from the coding sequence GTGACCGAGCCGGCCGCGCTCGTGTTCGAAGAGCAGCGATTCAGCCTGCCCGAACTCGATGGGCTGACCGGCGCCCTCGCCGCCACCCTGCGCCAAAGGGGTGTCCGGCCGGGCCAGCGGATCGCGGTCATGTCGTCCAACCGGCCCGAGTTCGTCGCCGCCGTGCTGGCGATTTGGCGGCTCGGCGGGGTGGCGGTCCTCCTCAGCCCGGCCTGGAAGCGCGACGAGGTCGACCATGCGCTCGCGCTCACCGACCCGACCGACGCCGTCGGTGACCATCCAGTGCTGGCCGGGCTGATGCCGACATTGCACTTGGACGAACCGCTCGCTCCCCGCGAAGCCATCGGCGCCCTATCACCCAACGGTGATGCGGCGCTGGTGTTCAGTTCCGGCACCACCGGGTTGCCGAAGGCCGTGCGGCACACCCACGCGTCGCTGGATGCGGCCGTGCGGGATTGGCGCGACGCGCTGCAGCTGACCACTCGGGACCGCATCCAGGTGGCCACGCCCCCGTCGCACATCCTGGGGTTGCTGAACATCCTGACCGCGCTGCGCACCGGTATCTGGATACGGCTACACCGCCGCTTCGAAATTGACCGGATATTGCGGCACATCGAAATCGACCGCATCACAGTCGAAATGGCCGTCGCACCGATCGCGCTGGCCATCGCCTCTCACCCTCAGCTGGAGTCCTACGACTTGTCGTCGCTGCGGTACTTCATGTGGGGTGCGACCCCGGTGACCGCCACGGTCGCCGAGATGGTCACCCGGCGCACCGGCGTCGGCTGGGTTCCGGCGTACGGAACCACCGAGTTGCCGGTCATCGCTTGCAACCCCATCCAGGGGCCTCGGCTGGACTCCGTCGGCCGCGCGGTGCCCGGCGTGCAGTTGCGGGTGGTGTCCTTGCAGACTGGTGAGCCGGTTGATCCGGGAGAGACGGGAGAGATCCAGGCACGCGCGGACTCCCTGATGGCCGGCTACCTCCCGGCCGAGGCCACCAGTGACGTGCTGCGGGACGGGTGGTACCGCACCGGGGACGTGGGCCACCTGGACTGCGACGGCTGGTTGTCGATCACCGACCGACTCAAGGAGATGGTCAAGGTGCGGGGCTTCCAGGTTGCCCCCGCCGAGATCGAGACCGTACTGCATGGTCATCCGGCCGTACGGGATTGCGCGGTCTTTGGCGTTGCCGACGGAGCCAATGGTGAGGCAGTGGTCGCCGCCGTCGCCACGCACCCCACATTCGACAACACCGAGCTCGCCGCCGAACTCACCGCGCGGGTGGAAGCGAAACTGGCGTCTTATAAGCGGCTGAGCCGGGTGGTGTTCGTGCCGGAGATTCCTCGCCTGCCCTCGGGCAAGGTGTTACGCAGAGTGCTCAAGGAGAGCTATGGATGTACGGCTGACGGCTGA
- a CDS encoding 2Fe-2S iron-sulfur cluster-binding protein → MTEPGMVTIHLDRKKVTVPLVAGETLLESARRAGLDPPFNCEAGNCGTCMARLTEGTATMRTNDALDDDEVEDGYILTCQAVPDAAPITVQYE, encoded by the coding sequence ATGACGGAGCCCGGCATGGTAACGATTCACCTCGACCGTAAGAAGGTCACGGTGCCACTTGTTGCCGGCGAGACACTCCTGGAGAGCGCGCGCCGCGCGGGGCTCGATCCGCCGTTCAACTGCGAGGCCGGTAACTGCGGCACCTGCATGGCCAGGCTGACCGAGGGCACCGCAACCATGCGGACCAACGACGCCCTCGACGACGACGAGGTCGAGGACGGCTACATTCTGACCTGCCAGGCCGTACCGGACGCCGCACCGATCACCGTGCAGTACGAGTAA
- a CDS encoding DUF4286 family protein, protein MAKGIIYVETYPSSPEREQEYNTWYDEVHLGELVALDGIVSARRLRPVNGEGPYIALYEIEGDDLEEVLHSMSGAKLTMSSALQLDPPPIPRLLQTITEHTG, encoded by the coding sequence ATGGCAAAAGGAATCATCTACGTCGAGACGTACCCCAGCTCGCCCGAACGCGAGCAGGAGTACAACACCTGGTACGACGAGGTCCACTTGGGCGAGCTCGTCGCGCTGGACGGAATCGTCTCGGCACGCCGGCTGCGGCCGGTCAACGGCGAGGGGCCCTACATCGCCCTCTACGAGATCGAGGGCGATGACCTCGAGGAGGTGCTGCACAGCATGAGCGGCGCAAAGCTGACCATGTCCAGTGCGCTGCAACTCGATCCGCCACCGATCCCGCGGCTGCTTCAGACCATCACCGAGCACACCGGCTGA
- a CDS encoding amidohydrolase family protein: protein MRADDLILVSIDDHVVEPPDMFRRHVPAKYRDEAPIVVMDDKGVDQWMYQGRPQGVSGLNAVVSWPAEEWGRDPAGFAEMRPGVYDVHERVRDMNRNGIIASMCFPTFTGFSARHLNMHREEVTLVMVSAYNDWHIDEWAGSYPDRFIPIAILPTWNPEAMCDEIRRVAAKGCRAVTMPELPHLEGLPSYHDENYWGPVFRTLSEQNVVMCLHIGTGFGAISMAPNAPIDNLIILATQVSAMCAQDLLWGPAMRNYPDLKFAFSEGGIGWIPFYLDRSDRHYTNQKWLRRDFGDKLPSDVFREHSLACYVTDKTSLKLRHEIGIANIAWECDYPHSDCFWPDAPEQVLAELNAAGADDTDINKITWANACRFFSWDPFARTPREQATVKALRTKATDVDVSIRPRAEWARLYRERQLAELS from the coding sequence ATGAGGGCTGATGACCTGATTTTGGTGAGTATCGACGACCACGTCGTCGAACCCCCGGACATGTTCCGGCGGCATGTGCCCGCCAAATACCGGGACGAGGCTCCGATCGTCGTGATGGACGACAAGGGCGTCGACCAGTGGATGTACCAGGGCAGGCCGCAGGGTGTGAGCGGGCTGAACGCCGTGGTGTCCTGGCCGGCCGAAGAGTGGGGACGTGACCCGGCCGGATTCGCCGAGATGCGCCCCGGTGTCTACGACGTCCATGAGCGCGTCCGGGACATGAACCGCAACGGCATCATCGCGTCGATGTGCTTCCCGACCTTTACTGGCTTCTCGGCCCGCCACCTCAACATGCACCGCGAAGAGGTCACGCTGGTGATGGTGTCGGCTTACAACGACTGGCACATTGATGAGTGGGCGGGGTCCTATCCCGATCGGTTCATCCCGATCGCCATCCTGCCGACGTGGAACCCCGAGGCCATGTGCGACGAGATCCGCCGAGTCGCCGCCAAGGGCTGCCGCGCGGTCACCATGCCGGAATTGCCGCACCTGGAAGGACTTCCGAGCTATCACGACGAGAACTACTGGGGTCCGGTGTTTCGCACCTTGTCCGAGCAGAACGTGGTGATGTGCCTGCACATCGGCACCGGGTTCGGCGCGATCAGCATGGCGCCCAACGCGCCGATCGACAACCTGATCATTCTGGCCACCCAGGTCTCGGCTATGTGCGCCCAGGATCTGTTGTGGGGCCCCGCCATGCGCAACTATCCCGACCTGAAATTCGCCTTCTCCGAAGGCGGTATCGGCTGGATTCCCTTCTACCTGGACCGCAGCGACCGCCACTACACCAACCAGAAATGGTTGCGCCGCGACTTCGGTGACAAGCTGCCCAGCGACGTCTTCCGCGAACACTCGCTGGCCTGTTACGTCACGGACAAGACATCGCTGAAGCTACGCCACGAGATCGGCATCGCCAACATCGCCTGGGAATGCGACTACCCACACTCGGACTGCTTCTGGCCCGACGCCCCCGAACAGGTGCTGGCCGAGCTCAATGCCGCCGGCGCCGACGACACCGACATCAATAAGATCACCTGGGCCAACGCCTGCCGCTTTTTCAGCTGGGACCCATTCGCCCGCACCCCTCGCGAGCAGGCGACGGTTAAAGCCCTGCGTACCAAGGCGACTGACGTGGATGTTTCCATCCGGCCACGCGCCGAATGGGCGCGGCTCTATCGGGAAAGGCAACTGGCCGAACTGAGCTAG